A genomic region of Rhipicephalus sanguineus isolate Rsan-2018 chromosome 1, BIME_Rsan_1.4, whole genome shotgun sequence contains the following coding sequences:
- the LOC119379244 gene encoding programmed cell death protein 4, with translation MSNGGDIFNNEVVARDHEAPQLIVEDVESVASADMDSDIKNPFDDGRIKKKAKRPSKLIAAGDVSPVLPAATRTHPQYRKNSRRPRNGHGRGQPKKGGAGGKGTWGKPGSEISLEDDDISASDVRDPNYDSDNQENCEFESITPELTEDEFETTVYPLLLEYFEHGDTNEVVLSLEEFNLRQIRPNLVCLAISLAMERKPSHREMTSVLLSDMYGRTLSEPDFEKGFQLLLKSLPDLVLDTPDATTVLGNFLARAVADDCVPPKYVQLNLEETDCPLSKQTLQHASTLLSMKHGLVRLDNVWGMGGGMRPVKYLVKKIQMLLKEYLCSGDVNEAIRCLQDLEVPHFHHELVYEAVVMAIEDMGDMAMELMCKLLRALDESVIVTPEQMKRGFDRVFQDMPDICIDVPPAYTVLEKFIGKCSATGFLSPDIAKAMPTRGRKRFVSEGDGGRLKEDAY, from the exons ATGTCGAACGGAGGCGATATTTTCAACAATGAAGTCGTCGCCCGTGATCATGAGGCTCCGCAGTTGATCGTGGAAGATGTGGAGTCTGTAGCGTCTGCAGACATGGACAGCGACATCAAAAACCCTTTCGACGACGGAAGGATCAAGAAGAAGGCCAAGCGGCCTTCCAAGCTGATTGCGGCCGGGGATGTGAGCCCGGTCTTGCCAGCTGCCACCAGGACGCACCCCCAGTACCGCAAAAACAGCCGAAGGCCTAGGAATGGCCACGGACGCGGACAGCCGAAGAAAG GTGGTGCTGGTGGAAAGGGAACTTGGGGCAAACCTGGGAGCGAAATTTCGCTCGAGGATGACGATATCTCGGCATCAGACGTCCGCGATCCAAACTACGACTCGGACAACCAG GAAAACTGCGAATTTGAGTCCATTACGCCCGAGCTTACAGAAGATGAGTTTGAGACGACAGTCTACCCCTTGTTGCTGGAGTACTTTGAGCATGGAGACACCAACGAAGTTGTT TTGTCTTTGGAGGAATTCAACCTGCGCCAAATTCGGCCCAACCTTGTGTGCCTGGCCATATCTCTGGCCATGGAGCGTAAACCGTCGCACAGGGAGATGACATCTGTGCTGCTGTCAGACATGTACGGTCGTACTTTGTCCGAGCCAGACTTTGAGAAGGGCTTTCAGTTATTGCTCAAGAGCTTGCCGGACCTAGTGCTTGACACACCAGACGCCACAACG GTGCTGGGCAACTTTTTGGCACGTGCTGTGGCAGATGACTGTGTGCCACCGAAATATGTGCAACTCAACCTTGAAGAAACTGATTGTCCACTGTCAAA GCAGACCCTGCAACATGCCAGCACATTGTTGAGCATGAAACATGGACTGGTTCGTTTGGATAATGTGTGGGGCATGGGAGGAGGCATGCGTCCTGTCAAATACCTTGTAAAGAAG attcaaATGTTGCTCAAGGAATATTTGTGCTCTGGGGATGTTAATGAAGCCATTCGTTGCTTGCAAGATTTGGAAGTTCCACACTTCCACCATGAGTTGGTCTACGAG GCTGTCGTTATGGCAATCGAAGACATGGGTGATATGGCCATGGAACTAATGTGTAAACTGCTCAGGGCTCTTGATGAGAGTGTGATTGTTACTCCTGAACAGATGAAGCGA GGCTTCGACAGGGTTTTCCAGGATATGCCAGACATTTGTATTGATGTGCCTCCTGCTTATACAGTCTTAGAGAAGTTTATAGGCAAGTGTTCGGCCACAGGCTTCTTGTCTCCAGATATTGCCAAGGCAATGCCTACAAG